TCGGGCATCGGCTCCACGTCCACGATTCCTGGCCAGGGCTTCACCATCCGGGCCACCAGCGGGAAGTCCTTGCGGAGGGGGTGGCCCTCGAACCCGCCCGGCAGGTAGAGGTGGCGGAGGCCGGGGTGGCCGTCGAAGGTGATGCCGAACATCTCCCAGCACTCCCGCTCGTGCCAGTTGGCGCCGGCGAAGAGGCGGGTGAGGGTGGGGACGCTGAACGGGTCCTCCGGCACGTCGGCCTTGATGATGACGCTGGTGTGCGTCTTCACGTTGGCCAGGCGGGTGAACACCTGGAAGCGGGTGTCGCCGCCGGCGTAGCCCTGCTCGATCGTGGCCGGGTCGACCTGCGGGATCCCCGGGGGAGCCGACGAGCCGTTGGTGCTGGGCGTGTCGAGGATGGCGTCCTCGTAGCGGCCCCACGGCGACGGCATCCAGTCGATCGCGGAGAGGAAGTCGAAGAACGTGCAGCCGAGCTTCACCTTGGCCAGCTCGACGGCCTCGACCCAGTCGGCCCGGTCGACCCGGACCCACAGCTCGCGGCCGGGGAGGATGTGGCTGCCGAGCAGCCGGTCGCCCAGCGCCTCGGTGAAGGTCGCGAGGAGGCCCTCACGCACCTCGTCCTTCGGACCTTCCTCCGGTTCCTCGGCAGCTCCCTTGGTGCCGTCGGCTTCTGCGACGTCGGTGTCGCCCGTCGTGTCGCTCATTGGACGACGATCGGGTCGCCGCGCCAGCGGGCCGCGGGGTCTTCGTGGCGGATCTTCTGCTGCAGCAGCACGATGCCCTCGAGCAGCGCCTCGGGGCGGGGCGGGCAGCCCGGCACGTACACGTCGACGGGGACGATCTGGTCGACGCCCTTGGTGACCGAGTAGCTGTCCCAGTAGGGCCCGCCGCAGTTGGTGCAGGAGCCCATCGAGATCACGTACTTCGGGTCGGGCATCTGCTCGTAGAGCCGCTTGATCGACACGGCCATCTTGTCGGTCACCGTGCCGGAGATGACCACGAGGTCGGCCTGGCGCGGGCTGGCCGGCAGCGGGATGACGCCGAGGCGCATCACGTCGTAGCGGGGGCCGGCGAAGGCCGCGCCCATCTCGATCGCGCAACAGGCCAGGCCCCACTGGTAGCACCACATGCTGTAGCGGCGGCTCAGGTTGAGGAGCGTGGTGAGTGACTTCGGCAGCTTGCCGCTCTCGACGAGGCCCATCTCAAGCGCTCGGGTTCTGTTGCATCGGGTTCATGGGATCGGTTCCCGTCAGGTCCAGCGGAGGACGTTCTTCTTCCAGGCGTACAGCAGGCCGAGGGCGAGGATCAGGATGAAGACCCCCATCTCGACGAACCCGAACCAGCCGTAGGCCTCGGCTCGGGTGGCGTACGGGAAGACGAAGACAGCCTCGACGTCGAAGAGCACGAAGAGCAGAGCGAAGATGTAGTACCGGACCTGGCTCTGGGCCCAGCCGGACCCGACCGGGTCGACCCCGGACTCGTAGTTGATGTACTTCTCGGCCTGCGGCCGCACAGGGCGCAGGAGACGTCCGATGCCTAGCAGCGCGGCGACGAGGGCGGTCGAAACCCCCAGGAAAACGCCGGCTACGAGGTAGGAACGGAGCAGGTCCGACATCGTCTCGGGAGACTAGTGATCGTTTGCACGAGCGGTCTAACCATCCGTGGGTTTCTCCCCCTCCGGTGGTTCTAGTAGCACCCCTGTCGCTGGCTGATCGTGCCGGCGTAACCGACCGCGATCTCGGTGACGGTGCGGCCGTCGGTGCCGTAGGCCACGGCCTTGCCGTCCTGGGCGTAGGAGATCATGAGGTGGCCGCCGGGGTTGACGGGATGGCCGGTCACCTCGACGTTCCCGCGATGGGCGTTGCGGACGTCGTCCTCGGTGG
The DNA window shown above is from Acidimicrobiales bacterium and carries:
- a CDS encoding NADH-quinone oxidoreductase subunit B family protein; the protein is MGLVESGKLPKSLTTLLNLSRRYSMWCYQWGLACCAIEMGAAFAGPRYDVMRLGVIPLPASPRQADLVVISGTVTDKMAVSIKRLYEQMPDPKYVISMGSCTNCGGPYWDSYSVTKGVDQIVPVDVYVPGCPPRPEALLEGIVLLQQKIRHEDPAARWRGDPIVVQ
- a CDS encoding NADH-quinone oxidoreductase subunit C, with the translated sequence MSDTTGDTDVAEADGTKGAAEEPEEGPKDEVREGLLATFTEALGDRLLGSHILPGRELWVRVDRADWVEAVELAKVKLGCTFFDFLSAIDWMPSPWGRYEDAILDTPSTNGSSAPPGIPQVDPATIEQGYAGGDTRFQVFTRLANVKTHTSVIIKADVPEDPFSVPTLTRLFAGANWHERECWEMFGITFDGHPGLRHLYLPGGFEGHPLRKDFPLVARMVKPWPGIVDVEPMPESDDPEATEAEAEGDETAEGGGE
- the ndhC gene encoding NADH-quinone oxidoreductase subunit A → MSDLLRSYLVAGVFLGVSTALVAALLGIGRLLRPVRPQAEKYINYESGVDPVGSGWAQSQVRYYIFALLFVLFDVEAVFVFPYATRAEAYGWFGFVEMGVFILILALGLLYAWKKNVLRWT